Genomic DNA from Triticum dicoccoides isolate Atlit2015 ecotype Zavitan chromosome 4B, WEW_v2.0, whole genome shotgun sequence:
gttatgtggtttgaccgataaagatctttgtagaatatgtaggaaccaatatgggcatccaggttccgctattggttattgaccgagaatagttctaggtcatgactacatagttctcgaacccgtagggtccgcacgcttaaagttacgatgacagttttattatgagtttataagttttgatgtaccgaagtttgttcggagtcccgaatgtgatcatggacatgacgaggagtctcgaaatggtcgagacataaagattgatatattggaagcctatgtttggacatcggaatcgttccgggtgaaatcggcattttaccggagcaccgggaggttaccggaaccccccggggggttattgggcctacatgggcctcgggagagaagagggaaggaggcaggaggggtccgcgcgcctctccccttcctagtctgaataggacaagggaaggggggcggcaccccccctttccttcccctcttcctcctctttcccccttctcctattccaactaggaaagaagggagtcctactcccggtgggagtaggactccccccttggcgcgccctccttggccggccgcctcctcccccttggctcctttatatacgggggcggggggcaccccatagacacacaagttgatctacggatcatttcttagccgtgtgcggtgcccccctccaccatattccacctcgatcatatcgtcgcggagtttaggcgaagccctgcgctggtagaacatcatcattgtcaccacgccgtcgtgctgacggaactcatccccgaagctttgctggatcggagcccggggatcgtcatcgagctgaacgtgtgctgaactcggaggtgccgtacgttcggtacttggatcggtcggatcgtgaagacgtacgactacatcaactgcgttgtgctaacgcttccgcttacggtctacgagggtacgtggacaacactctcccctctcgttgctatgccttcaccatgatcttgcgtgtgcgtaggattttttttgaaattactacgttccccaacacaatctagttagccaaaccaaatcaataggtcgagagaaatacaaaactatcttaatcatgcataaaagagttcagagaagactcaaataatattcatagataatccgatcataaactcacaaGTCATCAgacctcaacaaacgcaccgcaaaagaagattacatcgaatagatctccaagaacatcgaggagaacatcgtattgaagatcaaagagagataataaaccatctagctactagctatggacccataggtctatgataaactactcacacatcatcagaagggcagtaaggttgatgtagaggccctccgtgtttGAATCCCCATCCGGTAGAGTACCGGAATAGGTCTCTAGATGGGACACGaggacagaaacttgcggcggtgaaaaagtatttttggtgtgccctctggtatacggggaatatttgggtatttatagagctgagattagggttggaggagttTCCCGGGGGGGGGCACAAGCTCATACGacgcccccttgggcgcgcctagtgAGCTTGTGTCTCACCCTGGCTCTTTTGGCCACCTCCCAAAGCTTCGTGCATGTattcttgtccaagaaaaatcatcaaaaagtttcattccgtttggtattgattttctctagaaggaaaaacaaggaaaaaacaacaactggcacttgacactaggttaataggttagtcccaaaaaatgatataaaatagcataataatgcatataaaacatccaagatggataatataatagcatggaacaataaaaaattatagatacgttggagacgtatcatggggctCGGCAACCATTGTTCGCCACTGTTGCGCCCTCTTGGCGCAGTCGCTCGGCTGCCTTTGCCTGGCCAGCCGTTGGGCCGCGTCCGCCTGGAGGTGACGGTCGACCTTGGACATGCTTCTGCCCTTGTGACTCGGGCGTAGAGAGGGCACAGGGGTGCACTTGGACTCTTCCAGCCCCACTTTGAGGAGATGATCAATGATCCGATGCCAGTGGTGGGCGGACGTCTGTGCGGTGGTCCTGTACTAAGTATCGATCCTCATCCCAGGAAAACGCAAGGTTTAGGTCGTCGCAGACCAAGTCTGGCACCACGTCAGACGTAGTGAACGTCGCCAAGTGTgcctgtaagacaataagttttgaggaaccagcacaaccctctaggggtggcttatctcattatatataatggttgtgttacaatatgtaccatatacgtacataggtacagaagctatacatagtctaacaccctccctcaatcttagccactttctaaagaactgagaagggtaagattgcgcctacaagcctcaaactgtggcagcggtaaaggcttagtgaagatgtctgcaagttgatccttagatgagataaacttgatctggagttgcttctgtgatacacgttcccgtacaaagtgatagtcaacttcaatgtgtttcatccgggcatgaaatactggatttgcagaaaggtatgtagcaccgatgttatcacaccaaagaataggaggctgtggttgagacaaacccaactcctgaagcaaagactgcacccaaataatctctgcagtagcattagccacagccttgtactcagcttcagtactgctacgtgacacagtagcctgtttccgagcactccaggcgatcaaattagagccaaagaatactgcataaccccccgtggatcgcctgtcatctgggctaccagcccaatctgcatcagagaaggccgaaaggacccgagaggaagtcggccgaatatgcataccaaatgtcagggtgaactgaacataacgaagaatgcgtttaacagcagcccaatgagtatctctgggagcctgaagatactgacaaaccctgttaacatcataagagatatctggtctcgtgatcgtcaagtactgaagtccaccaacaatgctcatgtactctgtggcatccgcaggagacaaaagctcaccatcaacagctgttatcttgtcggtagacgacatgggtgtggtggtcggtttgcacttcagcatgccagctctctgtaacaactccaaggagtacttcttctgcgtaaggacaagaccagtagcacgagaagtgacctcaactccaagaaagtagtgaagcttcccaagatctttgaccgcaaaatcagcaccaagagagcagataagagcatcagcagcatactgagaagagctgacaaggataatatcatcaacatataccaaaagatacatagtgacttctggcttctgtagaagaaataacaaagtgtcagcagtagacggcacaaacccatgagcacgaagggcagaggcaaggcgggcatgccaggcacgaggagcttgcttcaaaccatatagtgctttggaaagacgacagatatagtcaggacgatcaggatcagagaaaccaggcggctgtttcatataaacctctcctccatccaggggtcgctcccgccggcagttgccggccttgttgtcttcgcaaagacgtctcatgaggcctggaccatccttgagcgcacctttgcagcgcagtcccaggctcgtgtctctgcactccgtcgtcagcttggagagtgtcagaagcttgactccactgccactgagttctacaacaaggtcaagggcctcgccgacacattggcctccattggacagcccctcaccgactccgagttcaactcgtttattgtcaatggtcttgatgaggagtatgatgccttagtcgagatcatcaacgagcggggcaactcgacacccatgctggcacacgaggttttctctcggctccttctcactgagcaacgggtcgagactcgccgcaccaggggcactggctccctctcggccaacgccgccacgaaggatggccgctcttcttcatcaccccggtctcccttggggctgccaccgtcgcccgcctcggcccccccacctactgcgaccttaccgggggctggcggtccacgtgtgtgtcagctttgtggccgcgatgggcactgggcctccaagtgtcataagcgcttccagcgaagcttccttggtcttggcaatgacggcaaagatacacgcaacaatgcccgtcaggtcgccatggctgatcgtcccgcgccgcagaagcaacagggacacactcagtcctactccatcgatccacactggtacacggACTCTgggggtacagaagctatacatagtctaacagtgCCGCTCCCGGCGTGCCAGCTCGGCTGCTGCCTTGTTGGTCGTTGTCATGCTGCGCGTAGGAGGCAGCCGCACGTGTTAGTGATCATTGAGTCGTGCGCCTGCAAACCTCCCTCGGGTTTTTTGCTGGATAGAGTGTTCGATGTTCAGACTAGTCCGCGAACGTTTGATGCACCATGTTGGATGACAAAAAAATGTCCGGATGTTTAGAGGTGTTTTGATGCATggtgttagagcatctacagccggacttagcaaatccggcccctcaaaccCTCGCGACGCATCCGGACGGGCCCTCATATTTCCTTCTGAGCATCTACATATCTCAAACCCGTACTCTCAAATCCATGCAAATACATGCACGTCGATCACACAACACAATGTCGCACGCAAATAACAATTGTTGGTACCAAGCATAGATAGTGTTTACATAAAAAATATTTTAAGTGCGAAGCTCAAGCATTGTCTCCTTGGTTGCCATTGTGGGTCCACATGTGCTCCACAAGATCATTGAGTAGTTGCGTGTGCACCTACTGATCTCGAAGATTCTGATGCATCTGCAGAAAGTTCATCAGCTGAGCCACATCTTGATCTTCTGGCATTTCAACTTGTTCTCCGGGTGCTTCAAAATCACGGGTTTGGGCTACACCGtcaccctcatcctcgacaatcatattgtgcagaataacacaacatgtcattaGCTACCACAAAGTTTCTGATTCCCACGTCATTGCAGCGCTCTACACAATTCCCCAACGAGTCTGAAGCACACCAAAGgccctctccacatccttcctagccaatttctgcattgttgcaaagtggctCTGTTTATTGCCATGCGGCTCagatatggtcttcacaaacgcCGCCCATTGAGGATAGATACCATCGGGAAGATAGCACCTCATGTTTTAGTCTCGGCCGTTGAGGGTGTAGTTGCATGACAGTGATTCCCCGTTGCAAAGCCTCCTGAACACCGGAGAtcgttgaagcacgttgatgtcattgtgagaacctggcattccaaagaaagcatgccagatacataagtcatgtgatgccaccgcttctagTATAATGGTGGCCTCTCTGGTGTGACCTTGATACATTCCCCGCAAACTTTTGTGGCGgttcttccattgccaatgcatgcaatcaattgatTAGAACATTCCTGGAAACCCCATTGCCTCCCCAATAGCCAACAACTTCTCCGTATCCTGCCCATTTGGTTCTCTGAGATACTCAGGTCCAAACACCTCGACCACGGCGCGGGCAAACTTAATAGTAGTCTTCAAGCACGTGCTCTCCCCCATCCTGACCATCTCACCAACGGTATCTGCAGCATTACCAAGTGCAAGCATCCTTAGAGTAGTCATGCACTTTTGCTTGGCCGAGAAAGAGAGTTGGCCGCAGCAATCCCTTCTAAGCTTGAAGTAGTCGTCCtgtgcctccactccctccacAATGCGAAAAACTAATGGTTTCCACATGCGAAAACTATGACAAAACCATGGATCATTCAGGAAAGCAGGTTTGGGAGCAAAGTAGTCCTTGTGCAGTAGCTTAGTCTGGACACCCTGTCCCAGTTGATCACACTTCTCCCTTTGATTGAGCCCTTAAAGTTGAGAATATGCTTCTCTTGCCggtccatttcctcttgcatgctcatgagcatgatcaTGTCTACTTCTTCGTCTGAATCCGATGAATCAAAGAactcatcttgaatcatttggtcAAGATCCATCGATCCATACTCCTCGTCCGACGAAACATCGGAATCCATCATTTTATCTaacaaaatcacaaaaaatccGGGCGAACAATGTGTCGAACACATCAAGCGCAAGGCGAAGCCGGAGAGTTGCCGGATGTACCACGGTGGCGTCTGGGCTGGCGACGACGTCCCCCGCGGCGAGGACGGGTGGGCTATTCCGGAGCGTGCGGCGGAGAGCCTGGGAACAGCTATGGAGCGGGCGTGGTGGCGGCGCGTGAGGCAGACGAcgcggaggaggaagacgagaggaGATAGGAAATGGATCCGGCTGGTCTTCggggtggatttggtgcaatttgggGTGAGGTCGGGCTGTCGGGTCCGACATGGCGGGcgtcccatatccgccccatatttgggctggatatggggggtGTCAGTCAGGGCGGACGTTTGAGAGCCATTTGAGAGGCACGTCTGGATCAAAAAATTGTGATCGAACAGTGACCAGACGGTCAGTCCGGGCGTATAAGACGGGTTTGAgaggtccggctgtagatgctctcctACATGCATCACTGGCTTGGGCTTTGGACGACAAAAACTTAAATATTTGTAAAAGTTGCCTTAGAACCAGCACCAGCACCGTGCTCCGCGTTGCCCCGCCCTCCTTAAGCCGTCACCTCCGATGATGAACTGTCACCCTCAGCCATCCCCTTAACCCCGCCGCTTCTCCAGCTCCGGTGAGTCCCCTCCGAACGAGTGAACCTCGGACTCCCCTCCACAGACAACACCGCATCCACGCCGACCTCGACTCTAGGTAACTCCTGGCTCGGCGTCATCAGGGACACggaaccggatcctctaacattgagaaggaaagtcactatgctaCATCGTTAGCCTAGTGCAAAATGAAGAAGGAAAGTTAGGAGCTGTTAGTAGGTACTccatctgtcccataatataagaacgttttcgatactatactagtgtcaaaaacgtttttatattttaggacggagggagtagttagtatAGATAGTTTACTGTTGATAGTTACTATAGATATAAATaatttaaaattaattttatttcaccaTCAATTTTTTTGTAAGTAATTAGTATAGATGTACACAGTAGATCATTAATTTGCAAATTAATTTAAGTTATTTTGACCATAATCATATGAATAAAAAGAAGAAAAGTTAGGGTATTGTACCTTCTCTAACTTTCCTTATcaatgttagaggatccggttccCAGGGACACTGCTGCCCAGCTCCAACTCGGGGATGCGCTCTCCGAAAATTGATTGTCGGGAGTTGTAAATTCAGTCAATTTACCAATAACAAATGGTGAAAAATTAATTAGTTGATGAAATCAGTTCAGTCAGTCTGAGATTCACAGGGCTGTACCTGAAGCTTCTCAAACAACGAATCCATCAGTTTAGTCTCAGACACATCACACATCTCACGTATGAAGATCACACCAGGCTAGCACTGTAATAAACAATTACTGTAGATGACAAATTAGAAGATGTATGTATAATAAATTGAGTGGCACATATCACAAATCATAATATCGACTTGATATACATTCTGTCAATGGATTCTGCATCTATTTTGGTTGGTACTACGAGTAACTTATTTTCTCCGGAACCCAAACATCTCCATGGCGTGACTGAAGGACgagtcctccgccgccgcctcagccCGGTTCCTGGCCACTCTGTCGATGATCCCCTCGACGGCGACGTCGAAGGCGTCCTTCACCGTCTCCAGCTTCGACCTTGGGTCCGCGTACACCAGCCTGGGTATCATCTTGATCACCTCGTCCTGCATCCGCTCCACCGTCTCCGGCGGGATGGCCCGGAGCACGGCCTCGATGCTCACGTTCCGCGACCGCACGTCGTCCTCCGGGATGAACACCGAGTACGTTTCGTGGTGCTTCGGGAGGTGCCACCAGTACTGCAGATACGCCGACACCGGGTGGAAGAACACCGGGATGCAGCCGGCCACCATGGAGTCGAACGCCGACCGCCGCGTGTACGAGTCGCCGGGGGGCTGCAGGCAGAAGGTGGCCCTCTGGAACAGCCGCATGATGTTGCCGGGGGTGTGGCACTGGCTGGTGCCGAACCCGCAGCCCAGCAGGCGGCACACGTCGGAGGCCTCGCACTGCGCGATGATCTGCTGCCGGATGTTGTACGGGTTGTCCGGCCGCGGCGCGCCGACGAACGCTATCAGTGACCGGCGCTCCAGGCCGCGCACCCTGTCCTGCCaccggcgcacgtcggcgtcggaccTCGGGTGGAAGTAGGTCGGGTACGGCACGGCGTACTCCCGGCTATGCGGCACCCGTGACACCTCCAGCACCAGCACCGACATCTCCCGCCCGCCCGGCATGTTGAGCAGGTTGGTGCCCCAGCTCGGGTTCATGTTGTTGCTCCGCCGGAAGTCAAACCCCGTCCTGCCGGCGACGAGGAAGTGGTCTCGCCCGCCCGCGCGCGCCCACTCCGGGCGGCGCATGAGCCAGTCCGTGAGTTCGACCGACGCGGCGTCCCTGGTGGCGTTGTCGTAGCCCCAGTGGTAGCGGACGAAATCGAAGCCGGCGTAGAAGGGGACGAAGACGGCGTTGGCGAGGGCGGAGTGGGTCGTCAAGCACTCGTACTGCCGCATCCGGTTGTGGAAGATGGCGTCGAGCGCGAACTGGTGGGTGCCGTACCAGCCGTTCTCGCCGGTGAAGTCCCCGTCGAGCGGGTCGGCGAGCGGGCGGCCCAGGCCGGCGTTGCTGATGAAGCCGCACATGTCGGGCCAGCGGTACTGGTCGCTGGTGTTCTGGCAGTCCCGGAGGATGTCGGCGTTGAAGCGCGGCGGCAGGTCGTGCACGTAGACGTACCGCCCCCGGCACGGGTCGGCGCTGGCGCCGTCCACCACCGTCGCCCTCCTTGCCCCGGCGCTGAGCACGGTGAAATGGTAGTAGAGGAAGGACGCCCACATGACGGTCGCGAGGACGAAGACGAGCCGCAGCGACTGGAACGCGGCGCTCGCCTGCGTGCTGGTCCTCTTGTCCGGGCCCTTCATCACCCCGTGCTCCCGGCGCGGCCgaccgccgccgcccttgtgcgcgGATCTGATCAGCTGGCAAATCATCCGCGAATCAGCCGAAAAGaagaaaaatggctaaggaaacaCGCACCCCCAGCAG
This window encodes:
- the LOC119291746 gene encoding xyloglucan galactosyltransferase KATAMARI1 homolog isoform X1 — encoded protein: MICQLIRSAHKGGGGRPRREHGVMKGPDKRTSTQASAAFQSLRLVFVLATVMWASFLYYHFTVLSAGARRATVVDGASADPCRGRYVYVHDLPPRFNADILRDCQNTSDQYRWPDMCGFISNAGLGRPLADPLDGDFTGENGWYGTHQFALDAIFHNRMRQYECLTTHSALANAVFVPFYAGFDFVRYHWGYDNATRDAASVELTDWLMRRPEWARAGGRDHFLVAGRTGFDFRRSNNMNPSWGTNLLNMPGGREMSVLVLEVSRVPHSREYAVPYPTYFHPRSDADVRRWQDRVRGLERRSLIAFVGAPRPDNPYNIRQQIIAQCEASDVCRLLGCGFGTSQCHTPGNIMRLFQRATFCLQPPGDSYTRRSAFDSMVAGCIPVFFHPVSAYLQYWWHLPKHHETYSVFIPEDDVRSRNVSIEAVLRAIPPETVERMQDEVIKMIPRLVYADPRSKLETVKDAFDVAVEGIIDRVARNRAEAAAEDSSFSHAMEMFGFRRK
- the LOC119291746 gene encoding xyloglucan galactosyltransferase KATAMARI1 homolog isoform X2, with the translated sequence MKGPDKRTSTQASAAFQSLRLVFVLATVMWASFLYYHFTVLSAGARRATVVDGASADPCRGRYVYVHDLPPRFNADILRDCQNTSDQYRWPDMCGFISNAGLGRPLADPLDGDFTGENGWYGTHQFALDAIFHNRMRQYECLTTHSALANAVFVPFYAGFDFVRYHWGYDNATRDAASVELTDWLMRRPEWARAGGRDHFLVAGRTGFDFRRSNNMNPSWGTNLLNMPGGREMSVLVLEVSRVPHSREYAVPYPTYFHPRSDADVRRWQDRVRGLERRSLIAFVGAPRPDNPYNIRQQIIAQCEASDVCRLLGCGFGTSQCHTPGNIMRLFQRATFCLQPPGDSYTRRSAFDSMVAGCIPVFFHPVSAYLQYWWHLPKHHETYSVFIPEDDVRSRNVSIEAVLRAIPPETVERMQDEVIKMIPRLVYADPRSKLETVKDAFDVAVEGIIDRVARNRAEAAAEDSSFSHAMEMFGFRRK